In Rhineura floridana isolate rRhiFlo1 chromosome 4, rRhiFlo1.hap2, whole genome shotgun sequence, the sequence CCATCTTGCCTCTCTTTTATAGAGGTTCTGCTCTGCAGCatacacacagaaactgacagaaaaggcagaaactgacagaaaaggccTAGAACAGAATCCTTTACTATGGAAAGGACAAACAGAAAGGGCgggggaaaagggggaggaacAAAATGGTGCCCgcgaaaagagcgggaaaattggccaatcagaaaggcttggggcaatgaagaagcaatggcggtcacagGGGAGCACCAGCGAGCTCAAAAAACAGCCTCAAAAAACACTCTGGAGCCGCGGGGCTGAGAAGCGCTATCACGGCTTAGAGAGCGAGCCAGATCTCTACAGCCGCAGGACAGACTCAGCAAGCGAGGGGAAtaaggagccgcagctgcaggctccGAAGGCAGTCGCGGCGAGATTTAAAATGCCGCAGAACGAGCCGGGGGAGGCGGGGCAGCCCAACCAGAAAGGGACACTGAAAGTagaaagagccgcagccgcaggctctggagAAAAAACTAAGGGAGCTGCCGCGAAAATAGGCAGCGAGTTGAAAAAAGAGCGGCGGCGCAAcgcagagagctgcagccgcaagctcctggattaagtCTGCATCCGCCGGCTGAGGAAggaagaaccgcagccgcggtctcccagaaTCGCCATTCGgctaggcagggagctgcagccgcaagctcccgtaaCAAGGCTGCGTCCGCCACCTtaggaagggagaaccgcagccgcggtctcccagtaaATAGCTAGGGACTAAGGgaaaaaaatagacaaaaaggGGATCCCCCTTAAGTATAAAGACAAACAAAGTACAGTCAGTCCCACAGACtctaaagtaaaagacagagggaaggaaataacgtggaatacacacacaaaacctccacaccctgtcacacaaatacacaaaaactTACCTAGACGCTAGCTATATATCCAACTTGCacagacgaaggcaagaatgaactggagagtgggaggggcctaatgcccctagtcttgacttcaaaaacattcttgccttcggacgatagatGGAGCTATAAcagcttgatggcagtcctcctatggaaaataaatGGTCTATCAGGATGCCCCTCTGCAGAAAAAGGAAATCAAAACCCCTATCCAGAACATACTGAACACCTCCCCTCTGGTTACATGACCCACCTACCAATAAAACCTCTGTCTTATTTGGATTgagcttctgatgactggcccACATCTAATCTAACATCAATCCCAAACACTCAGTAACTCCACTGCCTAAATTGACTCTGATGACTTCATTTATTCTTAGAACAGCATTCAAGAACACTACCAGATTGACTCTTAGCAATTAATGATGATCTGAAGGAGCCAAGTTAATTTAGCTTGGTAAAATTGTTGACCCAGTACTGCAGCGTTTACAATAAACTTTTTTCTTGTTCCTAATACTGAAGTGCAATGCTTACCTTGGTGAAAGAGCTTCCCAGTTTTACCAGTGGCACAGTAGGGAATTCCCTTTTCTCACTCATTGTTAAAGAACCAGCATTAAGGCTATATAGGTTAGACATCACAAGCAGAAGATCAGACGTGGTCTTAACAGGCAGAAACCGGCTACGGGGTACATTTATTCCCAGAGAATTCTCAAAACTTTTAACAGCAGCACCAACAGCAGTCTCCAGCTGAATAACATTTAAACCACCATCTAATGTCTGGAAGAGAAAGTTTCATTAGTTAAGGCACTATTCAAGTTCATAAACTGAATTGGTAACAAGCAGCATAGATTTATACTTGGAAAATGTAATTGACTTTGAAATTCACCATATTTGCTAAACCTGGGACGGCAGTGTGTGTATATTATTCCTATGAAACACTGAATTTGTGGGGTTTACTCTGATTCCAAAGTCAGATGACATTGAGGTTTAATTTCAAATGCACATTAATGGAATATTTACTATTGGCTTGCTCTAGTCAACCATGAGCAGTGTCCATGCTCAGACAGATCTCCTTCCACCACTTCTTGGCCATGTGTGTGGGCATCCAAGGTATAAGGTCATTGTGGGGAAGAGAAGACCTGTGCTCACTTTACATATCTCCACCAGCCTGTCCCCTCCAAACAGTCAAGGAACACAAGGTTGAATTTTCAGACAAATGGAAGGCGCAGGCTGAACAAGAATACAAAACGTGCACAGGCCTATCCACATAATCTGCATATGCTGCCATCCCCAACCTCGGGTTGCCAGATGTTGGGAAGATGGGTGGTTATACTCCTCAGACTGGGcaacagagatgatgggaactgtaatccggAGGATGGGGGGGAACCCAGGATGCCAGAAGGAAAAAACATAGATGAAGttccaaatggatttattaaaaatagtaaggaaaatatgcccaacgcgttttggcCAGACAAAtctcagccttcgtcaggggctaaaacACATAAATATGAAACACAATCAATAAATAATCTGCATCAAATCACTAAGTACGGTATACATCTGAACCATGAACAGGGATAGTAAGACCAATCTGAATACTCAGTACTGAATGTAGAATCTGTAATGTCATTCAATAGTAAGGTAATACAAATAAGGCAAATAAACTACGATTCTGCACATAAAAGTGAATCTAGTAAAGGTAATGATGGAAAACGCCAGGTTATATACAGTCGCTCGTAAAAAGTCTCCCTGAGTTTGCTGATCAAGGAATTCCTCACAGCTGTATGTAAGGGATCATCTCAAAGTGTAAAAACGTATAGAAGAGGAAGAACCTCCAATTCTTCATTCAGCCCACTTGGAACAAGGGTGTTAAGTTCCAAAATCCATGAAAGTTCTTTTCTTAACAAAGGCCGAGTGTTAGGCATGTGAATTTTTTCTACAGCCCAAAACTTAAAAATCTGCAAGGGAGTGTCCACAATTGGCAAAATGTTCTACCAAGGGTGTGCCTGATCTTTTATGTCTAATACTGCTTAAATGTTCACCAATCCGTACTTTGGGAGCTCTGCAAGTCTGGCCTACGTACAATTTTGGGCAGCTGCACTGTATGATGTAAATCACGTAAAACATATTACATgtagaaaaatgttttaaagtgtactGCTGCTGCTTACAGGGGTTGGTAAAACGTAGTGTTTTCTACCTGCAGTAGGTGCAATGACCACATGGGTGGTGCCCCGTGGGTACGGAGGTGCCCACTATACTCCTAGGATGATGTACAGTCTCACTGAAGGTGCTTCTAATCAGTATGTCTCTGATGTTTCTAGTCCGTTTGAAATAAATCATTGGTTTCCCAAGGCAGCCAGGAATGTGTTGTACAAGGTACCAGTATCTATGAATGCTATTCTGTAACTTGTTAGCAATGCGATTAAAAGTCAAGTTACCGTGCAGACGTGGGTTTATGTGTGGGATGTAAAAGATCTGGAAGTCTTTAATGTGAAACTCTCCTGTAGCTGTCTTCTATAATCTGTTGTGGATAGCCTCTGTCTACCAGCTGGTGTTTAAGGGACAGAGAGTGCTGTGCGAAATCATCATGAGAACTGCAATTCCGTTTGACATGGAGAAATTGACTGTAGGGAAGGTTCTGTCTTAACACCCTAGGATGTGAACTATCATATCTAGAACTCCATCCTACAGATATTAAGCTTTATTTGGTCCCCTGAATAGCCTGATGTGAAAGGGCAGACCTATTGCAGACTTGCATTGGTGGTGCTGGTAGTAATAAAATAATCATCTTGCACTGGTAACAACGtcccattattatttattaatttatatattgcttaagtGCCAAGGTGGCTTCTTGATCCTTAAGACCAAAATCCAAACATCCATATTAAAATACATCCATACTTTAATAATAAAATTACCATTTTAGTAGAAATTATTTGacttataaatttaaaaaatggtaaaTATCCTGACTGGCATAACATGAAGTTATAAAGTTAACTGATCCAGAAACCACAATATTGATTACTAAGTCATTTTTAAATAACCACATTAGATTTTCCGTTTGATTTTGATATGTAATATCCAGAAGTTTTTATTATAATGTTCTAACGATGTGAACGACAGAAGATATATCTTAGAGCACATTTCCAATATTTCCTAAACTTTTCACAAAGTCTTCAATATTGGAAtggttattttcttttttcttctcctttttgaTTATTCAGCTTCTGGCCTTTTTGGATTCTTACCTTTGGATTGACAATAATTTCCATATCAATAGCATTCTGCTCCTGTAGCCGCTTAATTGCAGATAGTGAAACCCATAGGTTGTTTGTGTTGAATATTTTGAATTTTGAAACTGACTTGAATTCATCAACATGTGCTTTTGGCACCTGAGCGATTTCTACTAGTCTCAGTTTGTTTTCATATTGTGTGAGTGTACCACCCTGGAAAAATAAGAGCATACCTAGGTAAGATGGAATTGTATGCGTGCACCAGCAAATATGGCTACAATCCAAGTAAAGTTAGTTGTGACCAGGTTGTACCTTTGGTTTCAATCTGACTTAACTTTAGAAGCCCATGTCTAATTTATCATGGCAGAATTTAAgggaatgtttatttattattatatttatatcccatccttcctcccaaaaggagcatagggtggcaaacaagtgaaaaaacattaaaaacaccttaaaaacaatttcagtacagacacagactggatgaAAGGCATCTACTAAAAAGATACcttgaaagagtaaggtcttcaaTAGACCCCAAAAAGACAACAAACATGGCGTCTGACTGATATTTAAGGGAAATGTATTCCAAAGGGCacgtgccacaacactaaagcccCAATTCCTTTGTCTtccggaacagacctcctgatgaaatagcatctgcaggaggccctctcctgcagcgcacagtgatcaactgagtatataaaggggtgagatgatatttcaggtgtCAATGTTCTCACTGATTCCAGGCCATCTATGATATTACTAGACATATCAGGTGTTTTGCACTAGTTTTTCAAAAACATCAATAGTATGTTTTCCCCATTGTGGTATAAATAATggttcttttttattgtattttaattattttgaaattGTTACATAGCCTTGacacagcctgttggaaaagagacaaaattctaaaaataaattaatatttaaagCAATTATGATACAAATTAAGCACTAATGAAGGAGTTTTTTTTTCAGATGAATTCAGAAAGTCTCCTAACAAATTATGAACTCCAATAGAACCAGGTCTCTGCAGGGCTCCAAAAGTACAGTCAGTTTCACCACTGTAATGGGACAAGCCAGCAAACACAATGTTCTGTAGCAAACCAGAATAGCAGAGCAACCTCCTCATCCCTCTTCAAACATCTATAGGAGAAGAATGGAGTCTGCAATCTATCCGCAGTTAGAATACTATTTGCTACAGTACACAGTGCACTGCAAGTCTGTGGATCAGATTCAGGATTCCAAAGGCTGGTAGGAAAAGATATACATTTATACAGTTCCAGTCTGTTATATCAATTATTACATTCTTCAACCATTTCAATCCTTGGCAGGCAACTGATTTGACAACATAAAAATATACAGGTTTTATGCTGATAAAGAcaatttgttgaaataaatatttgtatttaCCTTAACATCTGCCCTCGTTTTATTGGTGACCTCCATAACAAATTCACACCGTTTTCCATTTGGCGAATTCATGAGGTGGTTAAGGATGTAGAGATCCACAGTGGCACCAAGGTTATCTATGTTGGACACAAAAATATACTCCTTCCCCTCACCAATGAAAGTATCCAGCAATCCAGAGTTATAGAAACTTGCATATGTGTCCCCATGGCCTGGGGGATACCATGCTTCTGTATTCTCTCCTGAATAAGACACATCTTTTGCTACTGGTAATAAAGACTCTTTATTAATCCGTGGATACCTGTAGAAGAACATACCTTTTAAGACATGAGTTTGATCAGGAAAGCAGTTGAAATATGGGGCTGAGATGCTAATGAACAATTTTGTTAAATATTAACGACCTACATTGTAACCTGGAGTAGCAGAGAAGAGAGGGAGATACAGGGCCCTGCCAGCTCTGCCGAGGAGCCAGACATATCCCTCCATTAAAAGTCACCTAGCCGCAGCCATTAtatcaggctgcagcagaggaaAAAAGAGATTCAGCCCAACTCCAACAGCACAGCTGAAGAGACCAGCATCTTTTGGTTCCTCCTCTCCTTGAAGTTTTGCACCCCGGTGGTCATTAGAAGAACTTGTAATTACAAACTTATACGTAAATATGCttatttcctccttcctcccgATCTAGTTTCCTTTTACGTTATGCATTTTAAGACTATAAACCTGAGGGCAAAGGCTACCCTGTTTGTAATAAGCTGCTgtgaaagccttttttttttggctgaagagtgggtttAAAGATTAATTAAATGAACTTCACACATCAGCCACATCTTAGTCATAACATGTCTGGGTAAAACTATATGCTCTGAGAGTAAGTGTTTATTTAAAAATTTGATGCCCTTTCATCTCAAAGATTTTAAATGAACATATATAGGGTGAGAGCTGCTTAAAAATGCCTCTACCTCTGCAGATGGCTGATGCAGCTACATAgtgaaaaataatttgaaaaattATTTCAAATTGCCCAAACAGAAGTAAATGGTGATGGTGGGGAAGAGATGGAGGGGATATACAGTATTTGCCTTTCTCACCCTCCCATTTAACTCACTACTTTCACATTTCAGATAATTTATTTCAGCCTAAGTAGCAATTGTATCATTGCTTAAACTCATCTGCACCCCTTTCATATTTAGGATTCACTGCCTGTACGCCTTAAATGTCAGAAGTATCATTGCCCTGAACTCCCCACATCTCACTTACAAATTTATTTAATTTGGCCTGTTTTTAAACAgtcttatttttttgttttaaaaaaagatgtttaaaagCTACTTCatgattaaaacaaacaaaaactctgTAATGCTTAGTTTCCACCCATTCACACCCAAACTATTTTACAGTTTACAGGCTAATGGCTCCATAAGTGCATTTAGTCATATAGCTTTTATGATCTAATGTAAAGTGAGGCAATACCTGCTTTGATTGAAAGTGTAGATTTTCACACGACTGTGGCTGTATTTTTGCAAGATTTTCTTGGTGTCTTCATCAGTGTTGAATGAGTTCATTAAAACCAGAGGAACATCTGTATTGTAGGTTTTATTTAGATGCTGTAACGATACATTTAGAAAGCACTACCAGATTATTTTACTTTTGCCATCTTAAAAGCAACTCTATCCTTCACTCAAGGACTGTGATCATTAGACCCAATGAGCACAAGTCAGACctccttaaaacacacacacacacagagactacTCAGGAAATTATGACATGTAACCGCTATA encodes:
- the UGP2 gene encoding UTP--glucose-1-phosphate uridylyltransferase isoform X1: MSSFAKGGVTHSCVLHSLLTRRTLYDFSKAMSQAGTSPFQEAIRQELEYSMKVELDKILATAPQNELEHTKKDLEGFKKLFHRFLQEKGPSVDWGKIQRPPEDSIQPYEKIKARGLPDSIASVLNKLVVVKLNGGLGTSMGCKGPKSLIGVRNENTFLDLTVQQIEHLNKTYNTDVPLVLMNSFNTDEDTKKILQKYSHSRVKIYTFNQSRYPRINKESLLPVAKDVSYSGENTEAWYPPGHGDTYASFYNSGLLDTFIGEGKEYIFVSNIDNLGATVDLYILNHLMNSPNGKRCEFVMEVTNKTRADVKGGTLTQYENKLRLVEIAQVPKAHVDEFKSVSKFKIFNTNNLWVSLSAIKRLQEQNAIDMEIIVNPKTLDGGLNVIQLETAVGAAVKSFENSLGINVPRSRFLPVKTTSDLLLVMSNLYSLNAGSLTMSEKREFPTVPLVKLGSSFTKVQDYLRRFESIPDMLELDHLTVSGDVTFGKNVALKGTVIIIANHGDRIDIPPGAVLENKIVSGNLRILDH
- the UGP2 gene encoding UTP--glucose-1-phosphate uridylyltransferase isoform X2, whose amino-acid sequence is MSSFAKDFSKAMSQAGTSPFQEAIRQELEYSMKVELDKILATAPQNELEHTKKDLEGFKKLFHRFLQEKGPSVDWGKIQRPPEDSIQPYEKIKARGLPDSIASVLNKLVVVKLNGGLGTSMGCKGPKSLIGVRNENTFLDLTVQQIEHLNKTYNTDVPLVLMNSFNTDEDTKKILQKYSHSRVKIYTFNQSRYPRINKESLLPVAKDVSYSGENTEAWYPPGHGDTYASFYNSGLLDTFIGEGKEYIFVSNIDNLGATVDLYILNHLMNSPNGKRCEFVMEVTNKTRADVKGGTLTQYENKLRLVEIAQVPKAHVDEFKSVSKFKIFNTNNLWVSLSAIKRLQEQNAIDMEIIVNPKTLDGGLNVIQLETAVGAAVKSFENSLGINVPRSRFLPVKTTSDLLLVMSNLYSLNAGSLTMSEKREFPTVPLVKLGSSFTKVQDYLRRFESIPDMLELDHLTVSGDVTFGKNVALKGTVIIIANHGDRIDIPPGAVLENKIVSGNLRILDH
- the UGP2 gene encoding UTP--glucose-1-phosphate uridylyltransferase isoform X3; this translates as MSQAGTSPFQEAIRQELEYSMKVELDKILATAPQNELEHTKKDLEGFKKLFHRFLQEKGPSVDWGKIQRPPEDSIQPYEKIKARGLPDSIASVLNKLVVVKLNGGLGTSMGCKGPKSLIGVRNENTFLDLTVQQIEHLNKTYNTDVPLVLMNSFNTDEDTKKILQKYSHSRVKIYTFNQSRYPRINKESLLPVAKDVSYSGENTEAWYPPGHGDTYASFYNSGLLDTFIGEGKEYIFVSNIDNLGATVDLYILNHLMNSPNGKRCEFVMEVTNKTRADVKGGTLTQYENKLRLVEIAQVPKAHVDEFKSVSKFKIFNTNNLWVSLSAIKRLQEQNAIDMEIIVNPKTLDGGLNVIQLETAVGAAVKSFENSLGINVPRSRFLPVKTTSDLLLVMSNLYSLNAGSLTMSEKREFPTVPLVKLGSSFTKVQDYLRRFESIPDMLELDHLTVSGDVTFGKNVALKGTVIIIANHGDRIDIPPGAVLENKIVSGNLRILDH